One part of the Ornithodoros turicata isolate Travis chromosome 2, ASM3712646v1, whole genome shotgun sequence genome encodes these proteins:
- the LOC135383815 gene encoding lipid droplet-associated hydrolase-like isoform X3: MYEIYRNHKGKLNVWGISHAGHVNSPAPLEVPDAEANPDVYLCDGQIQHKLTFIEQHVPKGTPLILIGHSIGCYMVLKMLKRNPNLNVTKAILLFPAIEHLMNGTKAPLISALITVLKPVTVATITTLRYLPQYILGFIVRLYLLVIMSCTTPRRDALRASLNYFKPECLRAVFAFTRDIIENVKERDSDTMLQHQEKLILYYGTNDHWCPIEYYKDVRKMLPDADVRLCSRGFRHAFVLDKGAEMGCMVSDWLAPVLRR, translated from the exons ATGTACGAGATCTACAGGAACCACAAAGGGAAATTGAACGTCTGGGGAATATCGCACGCCGGACACGTCAATTCGCCAGCCCCTCTGGAGGTGCCTGATGCCGAAG CCAACCCAGATGTATATCTGTGCGATGGTCAAATTCAACATAAGCTGACTTTCATCGAGCAACATGTTCCTAAAGGAACTCCGCTGATCCTGATTGGCCATTCCATTGGCTGCTACATGGTCTTGAAGATGCTCAAGCGAAACCCTAACCTCAAC GTTACGAAGGCTATCCTCCTCTTTCCAGCCATCGAGCATCTCATGAATGGAACCAAAGCTCCACTGATTTCTGCGCTTATCACAGTCTTGAAACCAGTCACCGTAGCCACCATCACAACCTTGCGATACCTGCCTCAGTACATCCTGGGTTTCATTGTGCGACTGTATCTGCTGGTTATTATGTCTTGCACCACTCCAAGGAGAGACGCACTGCGGGCGTCGCTGAATTATTTCAAGCCCGAATGCCTCAGGGCGGTGTTTGCGTTCACCAGAGACATTATCGAGAATGTGAAAGAACGGGATAGCGACACTATGTTACAGCACCAGGAAAAACTAATTTTATACTATGGGACGAATGACCACTGGTGCCCAATAGAGTATTACAAGGACGTCCGGAAGATGCTTCCGGATGCTGATGTGCGGTTGTGTTCGAGGGGCTTCCGACATGCCTTTGTTCTGGACAAGGGCGCCGAGATGGGTTGTATGGTGAGCGACTGGCTCGCGCCAGTTTTAAGACGTTAG